GGACACAACCGATGGGTTACGGGTCATATACGCCTTTACCGGCCCGGTCGGGTCGTAGGGCTTTATAACTTTCCTTTCGGGCCTAGCCGATTTTTTCTGCGCTGGTTTTCTAGTCCTTTTCATCCGTACATCCTTTCATTCCTCAAGAAAAGGGTGCGTCCCCTTTTCCATTGCAGTAATGTATAGATACATTGTATGATTTTTATGGAATAGTGCAAGCTGATTAAGGCCGGTCTAACTAGCCCTTATCATCTTCCAAAATTTACAATCCAAGACTTGACCCTGGACTTTCTGAACACACCTGATGTCATTTCGAACAAACGTGAGAAATCTTAGCTTTCTAGAAAAAGGGCTGCGCGCCCCTTTTCAAAAATACACCTTATCTTGTTGTCATCCTGGAGCAAAGCGAAGGATCTCGATTGTCACTCTAAACCCCTTCGGCTCGGCTCAGGACTTGGCCCTTATTTTTTGGAACTTCAGGTAGCTTACACACCCCTAAATCCCCTCTTAAGAGGGGACTTTACAATTATCAACTACAACAGGGATAGTAATATCCTAAACCAGTATCCCCTGGGGCTGGGCTTGAATTATAAGATTTTCTTTTAGTCTCTACTTAAAGGTACTTCAGAAACTCTTTAACGCTTAATCCTGCTTGCTTGAGAATACCCTGAAGAGTTCCTCTCTTTAAATCCTTATTATGGTATGGAAGCACTACTCTTCTTGATGCTTGAGCCGGATGTTTTAGAACAACGTGTCTTCCGGTTTGATGGTGGATATAAAAGCAGCCATTTGCAGGGCTTTTAAAACTTCTTTTGGTTTGAAACTTGGTAAAGTTGGGGCCATTTAGAAGGGTGCATCGACTGCGACTGCCACTTTTTCCTGCCTAGTTCCTTCTTCTTCCGGAATTGACTGGCCGTCTTTTATCAAGCTCTCCAAGTATGCTCGAATGGCATCGCGTGCCATTTCTCTTGCTTCATCTAATGTATCGCCCTCGGTTACAAGTCCGGGAAGAGCAGGAACAGTTACAACATAACCTCCTTCTGGAGCAGGCTCGTAAAATACCGTATATGAATATTCTTTTGCTGCCATAGGATTCCTCCCGGGACAATATATATTTTCACAGAATTTTATGCTTTTACTCTACACACTATAGGTTAAGGACTTTTAAAGCTCAAATGCCTTTATAGGTTATGAGGTTACTAGCAGATAAGAGCCTCGGTTTTGCGATACTCCGCGGATAATTACGAAAACCCGTAATCATTCCTGGAAAACACGCTTGATAAGAGAGTAGAACTCCTCACAACCGAGATGATTAGTCCCTATATAAAACCGTATGTCTTGAAAGAGGCCGAATACCGTGAAGTACCTGGGGTAGAATGGGGAAAATAGATCAGGTTAAATGTTACGGTAACTTTCTGAATTCCATACCCACTTGAATAAAGTGATCATCCTCTGTCAGAACATCCTGGATTCCAAGTTCCTCCATGACTACCATTGATGTTAAATCCGTGAATGAAATTCTAGGCTTATCATGAAATTATAACCTTAAATCTCTTGCCTTTCCGAATCTCTCTTCGTTAATCCATTCAAGAATTAAGTAGTTGTTATCTATTGCTCTTATTATCTCTTTTGTCTCTTCTTCCGCAGTTTCAAAGGGCAGTTTTCTAAACAAAAGTGTTATCGTTTCATCCAAAATATAATCCGTTGTATAGAGAATACCCTTTTTAAGCTGGAAGTTATTGTAAAAGGTTCCTATCTCTGCGTGTCTTTCCTCTCTTCTATTCGAATAGGTAATCCATCCCCAAGTGTCAATTAGAAGTTTCAATATTATTCACCGTAGAGTTCTTCATCTATCTTATGGGCAAATGGCTCTACGTCCGCTATGCCGCAGATCTGTAGGATCGGGTCGTTCTCAGGATCGAGTTGTGTCTCTTTAGCATCTCGCTTCTTTTTCAAAAGACTATCAACATAATCTTTGACTTCTCTGAGATGCTTCTCAGGAAGCTTTTCAATCTCTTTCATAACCCTTTTCTTTAAAACCTGCTCGGATTTCATTTCTTCACTCCCTAGCTGATAATTTTATCAGACAAAATAAGGTTTAAGAAGAGGAGGTGGTTATTACACGCATAACGATAAGCGGCCAGTCGCATATTGATTTTGGGGATGGTAGAATTTTCTTACTGCCGGTTATTGTGGCTGAGGATATCGACCCCGCAGTAGTAGTCACGGTTTACCGAACAAGCAAGATTGACAAGTATTGGAGGCGTGTATGAAAATAACTTATGATGCTCAAGTGGATGTTCCTCTTTCAGGAATTGCAGAGGAGAATTTCAGATAGCGTACACACCCCTAAATCCCCTCTCAAGAGGGGACTTAACAATTCTGACTACGATAAGGACGGTAATATCGTAGGACTTGAGATATTGGATGCATCCAAACGGATGGAAAATCCCCGTTCCGTTAAATACGCTGTTGCGGACTGAAGGGCAACCACACTTCCTTAGAAAGCTATAAAAGAAATTGAGTAAAAAAGAGAGGGAGTAACCTTCGGACGAAACCTTAGGTGTGCCCTCTCATCGGAACCTACCTATATCCCCTCCTTCGGCAAGGCTGGACCGGTCTCAAGGGGACAAGCCACGGACCGCTTTTACATCTATATCCCTGGTGCGCACTTTGTAGGCGCGGCCTTTGTTTTATCTCCTTTGAGGTAGGTCAGAGCCTGCTCAGCGCCCTTGATAATTCCTTTTCCCGCCTTGCTCATGATTTTCCACCCATTAATGTGTTAATACCTACCCAGTGATCTCAGGACTCTGATTTCCGAGATGTCTGGCCTACCCTTTTTTTCCGTTTTTCTATGGTGGCAATGCCTGCCGGCACTACAGGAGGTCTGTCCGGGAATTCAGCGACCAATGACAGCTCCCCGCCTAGCAAGTGAACATAGTCGCGAAGGGTAGATAACAACACATCCGAGCGTGATTCTAGGCGGGAAACATTGTCTTGGCTGATCCCCAGTTTTCTGGCGATAGTTTCTGGGTGAGCTTGCGGGCACTGCGCAAATCACGCATGGTCATCTCTTCCGCTATGAGTTTTAGAGGGAAGCTCTTTGATTTTAGCCTGTCTCCTTTTGCCCAGCTTGCTTATTTTTTCGTCAAGATTCTTG
This genomic stretch from Thermodesulfobacteriota bacterium harbors:
- a CDS encoding type II toxin-antitoxin system HicB family antitoxin; its protein translation is MAAKEYSYTVFYEPAPEGGYVVTVPALPGLVTEGDTLDEAREMARDAIRAYLESLIKDGQSIPEEEGTRQEKVAVAVDAPF
- a CDS encoding DUF2281 domain-containing protein, which gives rise to MKSEQVLKKRVMKEIEKLPEKHLREVKDYVDSLLKKKRDAKETQLDPENDPILQICGIADVEPFAHKIDEELYGE
- a CDS encoding type II toxin-antitoxin system HicA family toxin, with the protein product MHHQTGRHVVLKHPAQASRRVVLPYHNKDLKRGTLQGILKQAGLSVKEFLKYL
- a CDS encoding DUF2283 domain-containing protein, which codes for MMLKWMFLFQELQRRISDSVHTPKSPLKRGLNNSDYDKDGNIVGLEILDASKRMENPRSVKYAVAD